One genomic window of Moorella glycerini includes the following:
- a CDS encoding DUF3189 family protein produces MIIVYACFSGTHAAVIAAALHAGFLNPGQFPAWEELKKLPHFDAPEGEGGMRHIGHTPAGHALYTAAVGHDGEAARRAIETFLVALGRDQSEVLWLDVSPQVSFLWRVGAFCRRYSRLAWLGRLLLQWSLGRDYPVLVNLVKRARQQERNNVKSGTTTCIQV; encoded by the coding sequence TTATGCCTGTTTTAGCGGTACCCATGCCGCAGTGATCGCCGCTGCCCTGCATGCGGGTTTCTTAAATCCTGGCCAGTTCCCGGCCTGGGAGGAGTTAAAAAAATTGCCTCACTTTGACGCCCCTGAAGGGGAAGGCGGCATGCGTCATATAGGTCATACGCCAGCAGGTCATGCCCTTTATACTGCGGCCGTCGGCCATGACGGCGAGGCAGCCCGGCGGGCTATAGAGACTTTCCTGGTAGCCCTGGGCCGGGACCAGAGTGAGGTGCTGTGGCTAGACGTTTCTCCCCAGGTTTCCTTTTTATGGCGGGTGGGCGCTTTTTGCCGGCGTTATTCCCGCCTGGCCTGGTTGGGACGGCTGCTGCTGCAGTGGAGCCTAGGGCGAGACTACCCCGTCCTGGTTAACCTGGTTAAGAGGGCTCGCCAACAAGAGCGCAATAACGTTAAGTCCGGTACCACGACCTGTATCCAGGTGTAA
- a CDS encoding DUF512 domain-containing protein: protein MPEQRAVIATVRPGSIAAELGINAGDVLVAINGEPVPDLIVYRYLCAGESLEVEIEKPGGERWLVEIEKDYDEDLGLEFAAPTFDGLRHCSNKCLFCFVDQMPRGLRPGLYIKDDDYRYSFLHGNFITLTNLKPRDWEYIFRWHLSPLYISVHTTNPQLRRRLLGNQRGGEIMVQLKKLAAAGIQMHTQIVLCPGFNDGPELEQTVKDLSSLYPAVQSIAVVPVGLTSRRENLFPLRRVTPEAAAAIVNRIAGWQAEFRRRFARGLVYGADELYLLANLPFPPASYYDDFPQTENGVGLTRLFLDDFAAALANLKRPEIQRRRVVIASGTLAAPLLAGLVQEVTAKAGNLEARVIPVTNLFFGPQVTVAGLLTGRDLLRGLNEAAPWAREKEGVILIPDVMLKRDAPVFLDDLTPGTLARELGVEVQVIPATGRGLVEGLLTPCGGILFA, encoded by the coding sequence TTGCCTGAACAAAGGGCAGTAATAGCAACCGTCCGGCCGGGCAGCATAGCCGCCGAGCTAGGAATCAATGCCGGCGATGTGCTGGTGGCCATCAACGGGGAACCGGTGCCCGACCTGATTGTCTACCGTTACCTTTGCGCCGGTGAAAGCCTGGAGGTGGAGATTGAAAAACCCGGGGGCGAGAGATGGCTGGTGGAAATCGAAAAGGACTACGACGAGGACCTGGGGCTGGAATTTGCCGCACCGACCTTTGATGGCCTGCGCCATTGCAGTAATAAATGCCTTTTTTGCTTTGTCGATCAGATGCCCCGGGGCCTCCGGCCCGGTCTTTATATCAAAGATGACGACTACCGTTATTCCTTTCTCCACGGCAATTTTATTACCCTGACCAACTTAAAACCCCGGGATTGGGAATATATCTTCCGCTGGCACCTCAGCCCCCTCTATATTTCCGTCCATACCACCAATCCGCAGTTAAGACGCAGGCTTTTAGGCAATCAACGGGGCGGGGAAATCATGGTGCAGCTGAAGAAGCTGGCTGCTGCCGGCATCCAGATGCATACCCAGATTGTTCTCTGCCCGGGGTTCAATGACGGCCCGGAGTTAGAGCAGACGGTAAAGGACCTCAGCAGCCTTTATCCCGCGGTACAATCTATTGCTGTAGTGCCGGTGGGTTTGACTTCCCGGCGGGAAAATTTATTTCCTTTGCGACGGGTGACACCGGAGGCGGCTGCAGCAATAGTAAACCGGATTGCCGGCTGGCAGGCTGAGTTTCGCCGCCGCTTTGCGCGTGGCCTGGTCTACGGGGCCGATGAACTCTACCTGCTGGCCAATCTCCCGTTCCCCCCGGCTTCTTACTATGACGACTTTCCCCAGACGGAAAACGGCGTTGGCCTCACGCGCCTTTTCCTGGATGATTTTGCAGCTGCCCTGGCTAACCTCAAACGGCCTGAAATCCAGCGCCGCCGGGTGGTAATAGCCAGCGGTACCCTGGCGGCTCCCCTCCTGGCAGGGCTCGTCCAGGAGGTCACGGCAAAGGCCGGCAACCTGGAGGCCAGGGTAATCCCGGTAACCAACCTTTTCTTTGGCCCGCAGGTGACGGTGGCCGGCCTCCTGACCGGCCGGGATCTATTAAGGGGCTTAAACGAAGCCGCCCCCTGGGCCCGGGAAAAAGAAGGAGTTATTCTCATCCCCGACGTCATGCTAAAAAGGGACGCCCCGGTTTTCCTGGATGACCTGACGCCAGGGACGCTGGCCAGGGAGTTAGGGGTAGAAGTGCAGGTAATTCCGGCCACAGGTCGCGGCCTGGTAGAGGGATTATTAACTCCATGCGGAGGTATTCTTTTTGCCTAA